In a genomic window of Gossypium arboreum isolate Shixiya-1 chromosome 7, ASM2569848v2, whole genome shotgun sequence:
- the LOC108486450 gene encoding heavy metal-associated isoprenylated plant protein 16-like: protein MKQTMVVKVTMSDEKSRSKALKVVVGFSGVESASLKGDDKSQIEVTGDGVDAVQLTSRLRKSVGHAELVSVSAVGGEKKEEAKEPPAAYVWPYNQPLYVYQELPYAHQQDPCSIM, encoded by the exons ATGAAG CAAACGATGGTAGTGAAGGTGACTATGAGCGACGAGAAATCCCGCTCCAAGGCCTTGAAGGTAGTAGTCGGTTTCTCAG GGGTGGAGTCAGCTTCATTGAAAGGAGATGACAAGAGCCAAATAGAGGTAACAGGAGATGGGGTGGACGCAGTTCAGCTAACAAGTCGGCTAAGGAAGAGCGTGGGGCATGCGGAGCTAGTGAGCGTTAGTGCTGTCGGCGGTGAAAAGAAGGAAGAGGCCAAGGAGCCCCCCGCCGCCTATGTATGGCCTTATAATCAGCCTTTATATGTGTATCAAGAGTTGCCATATGCTCATCAACAAGACCCTTGCTCCATCATGTGA